CTATTGCCTGGCCAACTATAACTGCCTCTCCTTTTCCAAGAGATGCTATATCGCCTAGTAAATCATTGCTCAACTGTTCACTTGCCTTTAGAACGTACTCCTGATCCTTTGGATTTACTATCTTTAGAATTATCTTGGTGTTTGTCTGGCTTAAGACGTCTTCATTAAGTTTGTTTGGTCTTTGGGACACTATTCCAAGCCCAACTCCAAACTTTCTCCCTTCTCTGGCAATTCTGCTCAAAACCCTCACGGCATCATTGTGTTCTCCTTGCGGGGCAAAGATGTGTGCCTCCTCCACTACCATGAGTATTGGCTCGACAAGTGCTTTACTTTTCTTTTCGATGCTCTTCATAAGTTCCTTGAGCTCTTCGATTTCTTCTTCAAGTTTTGATGTTTTCGCCGCTCTGCTTTCTCTCAGGTCTTCTTCTATGCGTTCAAGAGTCTTTCTGGCTTTTTCATAGTCTACCCTTGCCTCAAATATTCCTTGGAGCAGTTTTCCAACAACGACTTTCATTTGACCCTCATCTAAGGGTCCGAGGTCGATAACATTTGCCTTTCCCGGCTCAATTTGAGATATTAAGTCCTCACTAGTTAATAAACTCCCATAATTCCTCAAAAATCTCCTAAGCCTTAAAACAACCCCCCTTAGTGTCTCCACTCTATCTGATTTGAGTTCCTCAGTAAAATAGTCCTTCTTCCCTTCATCCCAGTATCTCGCTTCTTTATTTCTTATCCAGTCGTTTATTGTCTCCATGAGCTTTTCGATAAGTTCTCTTCCACCCAAGTTTGGATTTTCGTGTTTGATCGTTTCCCAAGCTTTAGCTAAAAACTCTCTCTGTATGGTGGCATTTTTTGCGACCTCTATTAGGTCTGCCAGCTCCTCGCTATCCATTTCCTCAGGTCTTATTTTTGCCTCTATTATCTTGACGTACTTTTTTCCTGTGTTGGGGAGCTTTAGCTTTACGTAATCCCCGTGGGGGTCTAGGACAACCACCGTTCCCCTGAGCTTTTCGACGATCTGGCTTACCATCACCGCAACGGTGTTCGATTTACCCGCTCCTGTAACGGCTAAAACGGCAAAATGCCTCGATACAAGTTCGTCAGCATTTAAGTAAATTGGCACGCTCTCTCTTAGAAGAAGTGTTCCAACCTCTATATACCCTTCCCCAGGGTTGTATATTGCCTTGAGAACCTCGTCGCTTAACCTGTAAACAGGCCTTCCATTGGGAATCGGGACCCTATTTGGTAGAACCTCAACCCTCCCGCCGTTAAAGTTGAGCTTGCCTAGAACCCTTACACTCGCGATTACCTCCTCGTTGTCCTCAATGCTCTCTCCGTATTGCTCCAAATCAAGCTGAAGGGACTGATACGTGCTTTTTCCACTTATGAGAAGCCAGTTTATGTTTTGAAGTTTTCTGATTGTACCAATGACCCATTCCCCGTTTCTGTTTTGGGCAACTACAAACTCCCCAAACTGCAAATTCACATCTGGGTGAGCGGAAAAATCGTAGCCTATGACGCTTGCCTCCCCTTTGACTATCCCGACGGCATTTTCTGCTATCCTCATCCTATCACCTTCATTTAACTAATTAACTCTGAGCTGGTTATAAACTTAATCTTTAGTAATGGTAAGAAAAGGCATGGATAGGGATCAGACAGGAATCCGGTCATCATCTTGCCCTCAGGATCGGAAGCGCTCATCACTCTCTTTAACATTTGCCACCTTTCTTTTAAAACTTTCCAAAAACTATTTTAATACCAAGTGTAACCACTCTCGGTGATATAAATGGGGGTTAGCGAGTTGAGAAAGCTCGTTATATATGAGGTCTTCCCAAGAAACCACACTGAAGAGGGGACTTTAAAAGCCCTGACTGGGGATTTGGAAAGGATAAAATCCCTTGGCGTGGACTTTGTCTGGTTGATGCCAGTATACCCGATAGGGGAAGAAGGAAAAAAGGGTTCTCTTGGCTCCCCTTATGCCATAAAGGATTACAGAGCAATAAATCCCGAGCTGGGAACGTTTGAAGACTTTAAAAAACTCGTGGAAAAAGCTCACAGGCTTGGTCTTAGGGTTATGATAGACATTGTATACAATCACACCTCGCGGGATTCAAAGCTTTTGGAAGAGCATCCCGAATGGTTCTACACAGTTGATGGCAAGCCTTCAAGAAAGGTTCCGGACTGGAGTGACGTTTACGACCTTGACTACTCCAACAGAGAGCTCTGGGAATATCAAATAGAGACCTTGAAGTTCTGGGCTAAATACGTGGATGGATTTAGATGCGACGTTGCTCCTCTTGTGCCCTTGGAATTCTGGGAGAAAGCCAAAAAAGAAGTTGCCAAGATTAATCCCAACCTCATCTGGCTGGCTGAGACGGTACATCCCTCTTTTGTTAGGTGGCTGCGGGAGAGGGGATTTAGGGTTCATTCGGATGTTGAGATGCATCGGGTGTTTGATATTACCTACGACTACGATGGAAGAGAGATGCTTGAAAGGTATCTGCGGGGAGAAAGAAGCCTATCAAGCTATATTGACTACCTCTACGTTCAGGATACGTTGTATCCAGCGGATTACGTTAAGCTTAGATTTCTGGAGAATCACGATTTACCACGGGCGGCTGAGATATTTAGGGATGAACTTCGCCTGAAGAACTGGACGGCCTTCATTTTCATGCTAAAGGGAGCCGTGCTAATATATGCGGGGCAGGAGTATGCTATCAAAAACCAGCCAAGCCTCTTTGAAAAGGACCCTATTCCCTGGGAAAAGGGAGATGAGGAGTTTTCATCTTTTGTCAAGAGATTAATCGAGATTAAAAGGTCAACTGATTGCAACGATCAGAGGGAGTATCTGTTGAAGGAAGGAGTTGCGGTTGTGGAATGCAAAGATGCGGTTGGAATCTTTAATCTGGAGGAAAAAATCGGAGAGATTGCTCTTGAAGTTAAGGGGAGGGATCTTTTGAGTGGCAAAAAAGTTGAAAGCAAAGCAGGCAGGATTGAGGTCTCTTTCGAGCCAGTGATAATTTCTCTCTGATTGTTCTCCGTGAATCAATAAGATTAAAAACCGTCGGGAGAATATTTCAATATGAGCCTATCTTCAAGAGATGCCCCCTTCCTACAAAAAATCCCTCTGAGCCTTGTCACAATTAGACCTGCCACCCTCTTTGACCTAAGTGAGGTTATGCGCATTGAAAGGCAGTCTTTTAGGGAGCAGTACCCGAGAGGCTTATTTTTGATGTTCCTTGAGGCAAATCCGGAGACGTTTCTGGTTGCAGAATACAACGGGAAGATAGTGGGCTATGTGATGGGATATCTAAGACCGGACATGGAAGGCCACATAATGAGCATAGCCGTCGATCCCCTTTATAGGGGGAATGGGATAGGCAAAGCCTTGATGGAGGCTGTTATAGACAGGTTAATAAAACGTGGTGCCAGGTATATAGGACTTGAGGTCAGGGTCAGCAACAAGAGGGCTATAGAGCTCTACGAAAAGCTGGGCTTTAAGAAGATGAAAATCATAAAAGGCTACTACTCCGATGGCGAGGATGCCTACTACATGGTTCTCACACCAGACGCATGGGGTGGCAAGAGTTGAGCGAGTTCAAATTTTACCTAAGCGGGGATAGGGTTTTCAGCACGATGGAGAGTGCTATAAACAAGCTCTACAACAAGAGGCATTACGGGGAGGTTGTAAAGGGCAAGCTTTTCCTCTCTCTCATTGAAGCCGCTTATCTATTGGACAAAGGGTGGATTAAAGTTTTTGATGGTGAAAAAGAGCTCAGCGTTCAAGAGCTTTTCGAAATTGGAAGGAAAAAAGATGAACAGTTTGATTTAAAGTTTTTGGTTTACAGGGATCTCAGGGATAGAGGTTACACTGTGAAGACAGCTCTCAAATACGGCTCCCACTTTAGGGTGTACCGCAAAGGAATGGAGGAGCATGCGGACTGGCTAATCTGGGTGGTGAGTGAGAACCAGAAGATGTATCCAAACGACTTAACCGCTAGGGTTAGGGTTGCCCATGGGGTTAGAAAAAAGATGGTTCTGGCGGTGGTCGATGAGGACAATGACGTGGTTTATTACCACATAGGCAGAATAAAATTCTAGTCTGCCCTTATCTCCCTAAACTCCCTCCTTAAGAGGTTTGCGTGTCTTTTTTCAACAGCGCTCTCATCCAAGGGAACCAAGATTATCGTGTTGTTGAGCAGGGCGTAATCGTTCAATGCTACCAGGAACTTAAAGACCGGCTCAAACCCATTTTCTACCATGAGATATTCGATTCCATCTAGTAAAATTATCTTTGGAGTATCTCCTGACTTCATGAAGTCTACCAATGTCTGCAGAAGGAACTCAAGCCTTAGTGGATGTATATTTCCTTCCCCATCTATTTTTGTGAGCCATAAAATTGGGGTTTGCTCAAGCTTTAGCTTTTCTTTAAGCACGTGCCTTGGTGTTCTGGAGACAATTAGTCCGGCCCTCCCTTTCAACAGATCCAACAGTAATGAGTTGCAATCTCCTGTTTTGCATAGATACACCCCGGGGGCAAATTTTTCCTCTTTCCCCTCTATTTCTATCACTGGAGAGAGCCCGTATCTTGCTATGATGTTTTTTAGCATGGATATCCACCTGAGAATAAGGAAAAGAAGTGCGAATGCTATTAGGCCATTCCCAAGAGTGTTTAGGAGCTTTCTATCTAAAGGCTAGGCTTATCAACAATAACAGGACTATCAGTGAGAGGGTTGCAGTTATGACGCTCATCCCCTCTCACCTCCGGGAATGAGTAGGCATATGGATTTAAATACCTTTCGTTAGAAAAAGTTCAAAAATAAAAAGTTAGGAAAAATCACTTCAAGAATCCGGTCTTCTTTCCGAGGTCTTCGAAGGCATCTATGACGTACTGCAGGTCCTCCTTGCTGTGGGCTGCCGAAGGTTCGAGCCTTATTCTCGCTGTGCCTAATGGGACTGTCGGATAAACTATCGCCTGTGCAAAGATGTTGTATTCATCGTAGAGTCTTCTTGAGAACTCCTGGGCCAGCTTTTCGTCGTAGAGCATTACCGGGGTTATCGGGTGCTTGGTGTTTCCTAAGTCATAGCCAATGTCTCTAAGTCCCTTCTGGAGGAAGTGTGTGTTGTCCCAGAGCTTTTTAACGAGCTCATCGCTCTTCTGGAGAATCTCAACGGCTGCAATAGCGGCAGCAACGTCGGGTGGATTCAAGGCGGATGAGAACAGGAATGGTCTTCCTCTCTGCTTTAAATATTCTATCGCCTCCTCTGGCCCTGCAACATAGCCACCAATGACACCGAAGGCCTTGCTTAGGGTTCCCATCTCGAAGTCAACTCTGTCGTGGAGCTTGTAATGGTCAACAATACCCCTTCCATGTTCACCCAAAACACCCTCACCGTGGGCGTCGTCAACGTATACCATGGCATCGTACTGTTCCGCTAATTCCACGATCTCGGGGAGAGGAGCAAGGTCACCGTCCATGCTGAATACACCATCGGTGACAATAAGCTTCTTTTTCTTGTCTTTCACTTCTTCAAGCTTTTTCTTGAGGTCCTCCATGTCAAGGTGCTTGTAGATAACTTTTGGTGCACCGCTTAAGCGCATTCCATCAATGATGCTTGCGTGGTTTAGCTCTTCGCTTACAAAAACTCCATCCTCATCTTTCTTTATGAGGGCACTTATTGCCCCGAGGTTTGCATTGTAGCCGCTCTGGAAGAGAATGGCCGCTTCCCTCTTCTTGAACTTTGCAAGTTTTTCTTCAAGCTCCACGTGGAGCTCCATGGTTCCGGCTATCGTTCTAACAGCTCCAGCTCCAACGCCATAGTCAAGAATGGCCCTTATAGCTGCCTCCTTAATTTTTGGATGTGCCGCTAAGCCAAGATAGTTGTTGGAGCACATGTTTAGAACTTTCTTTCCGTCCACAATCACCCAAGGGCCTTGGGCGCTCTGGAGAACTCTAATTCTTACATAAAGTCCTTTTTCTTTAAGTTCATTAAGCTCCTCGGTAATCCAGTCAAGCTTTGCCATGGGCACCACCAAGTGGAATATTGGTATTTCTCACATATAAAAGTTTTTCACGCATCTCAACTAACAAGGGACCAACACCAGTCTCCTTTTGATGAAGTTTGGAGATTCTTTTGGGTTCCAAAGAATTTAAATATTCTCGTGATTATAAAGTGTTTAGGTCACGATAACAGGTGGTCGCAATGGCTGATGAAGTAAAAGAGGTCAAGGAAGTTAAAATTCTTGAAAAACCGTGGGTTGAAAAGTACAGGCCTGAGAGGCTTGATGATATCGTGGGACAAGATCACATAGTGAAGAGGCTTAAGCATTATGTTAGAACTGGTTCGATGCCGCATCTTCTCTTTGCAGGTCCACCCGGAACGGGAAAGACGACTTCGGCTCTGGCCCTCGCGAGGGAGCTTTTTGGCGAAAACTGGAGGCACAACTTCCTTGAGCTGAACGCGAGCGATGAGAGGGGCATAAACGTCATCCGTGAGAAGGTAAAGGAGTTCGCGAGGACTAAGCCGATAGGCGGCGCGAGCTTCAAGATAATCTTCCTCGACGAGGCTGACGCTTTAACGCAAGATGCCCAGCAAGCCTTGAGGAGAACCATGGAGATGTTTTCGAGCAACGTTAGATTTATACTAAGCTGTGTCACAGGTGACACAAGAATATACACCCCAGACGAGAGAGAAGTGAAGATCAGAGACTTCCTTAAGTTTTACGAAAAGGGCCTTGTGAGAGAGGTATCCAACAGGAAGGGGAGGGATACAGTAATAGCAGCAGTTGCCTTTAACTCCAAGATAATCGGCCACCCGGTCTTCAGATTGACCCTTGAGAGCGGGAGGGTGATAGAGGCAACGGGAGATCACATGTTTCTAACTCCAAGAGGATGGGTACAGACTTATGACCTCAAGGAAGGGAGCGAAGTTCTCGTAAAGCCTACCC
The Thermococcus sp. 2319x1 DNA segment above includes these coding regions:
- the herA gene encoding DNA double-strand break repair helicase HerA: MRIAENAVGIVKGEASVIGYDFSAHPDVNLQFGEFVVAQNRNGEWVIGTIRKLQNINWLLISGKSTYQSLQLDLEQYGESIEDNEEVIASVRVLGKLNFNGGRVEVLPNRVPIPNGRPVYRLSDEVLKAIYNPGEGYIEVGTLLLRESVPIYLNADELVSRHFAVLAVTGAGKSNTVAVMVSQIVEKLRGTVVVLDPHGDYVKLKLPNTGKKYVKIIEAKIRPEEMDSEELADLIEVAKNATIQREFLAKAWETIKHENPNLGGRELIEKLMETINDWIRNKEARYWDEGKKDYFTEELKSDRVETLRGVVLRLRRFLRNYGSLLTSEDLISQIEPGKANVIDLGPLDEGQMKVVVGKLLQGIFEARVDYEKARKTLERIEEDLRESRAAKTSKLEEEIEELKELMKSIEKKSKALVEPILMVVEEAHIFAPQGEHNDAVRVLSRIAREGRKFGVGLGIVSQRPNKLNEDVLSQTNTKIILKIVNPKDQEYVLKASEQLSNDLLGDIASLGKGEAVIVGQAIALPALVKIYNFKERGGDYGGEDIGIVSRWRKRAEEERREEEIKRAYEDEGIEYDL
- a CDS encoding alpha-amylase family glycosyl hydrolase: MGVSELRKLVIYEVFPRNHTEEGTLKALTGDLERIKSLGVDFVWLMPVYPIGEEGKKGSLGSPYAIKDYRAINPELGTFEDFKKLVEKAHRLGLRVMIDIVYNHTSRDSKLLEEHPEWFYTVDGKPSRKVPDWSDVYDLDYSNRELWEYQIETLKFWAKYVDGFRCDVAPLVPLEFWEKAKKEVAKINPNLIWLAETVHPSFVRWLRERGFRVHSDVEMHRVFDITYDYDGREMLERYLRGERSLSSYIDYLYVQDTLYPADYVKLRFLENHDLPRAAEIFRDELRLKNWTAFIFMLKGAVLIYAGQEYAIKNQPSLFEKDPIPWEKGDEEFSSFVKRLIEIKRSTDCNDQREYLLKEGVAVVECKDAVGIFNLEEKIGEIALEVKGRDLLSGKKVESKAGRIEVSFEPVIISL
- the rimI gene encoding ribosomal protein S18-alanine N-acetyltransferase gives rise to the protein MSLSSRDAPFLQKIPLSLVTIRPATLFDLSEVMRIERQSFREQYPRGLFLMFLEANPETFLVAEYNGKIVGYVMGYLRPDMEGHIMSIAVDPLYRGNGIGKALMEAVIDRLIKRGARYIGLEVRVSNKRAIELYEKLGFKKMKIIKGYYSDGEDAYYMVLTPDAWGGKS
- the endA gene encoding tRNA-intron lyase, with amino-acid sequence MGWQELSEFKFYLSGDRVFSTMESAINKLYNKRHYGEVVKGKLFLSLIEAAYLLDKGWIKVFDGEKELSVQELFEIGRKKDEQFDLKFLVYRDLRDRGYTVKTALKYGSHFRVYRKGMEEHADWLIWVVSENQKMYPNDLTARVRVAHGVRKKMVLAVVDEDNDVVYYHIGRIKF
- a CDS encoding DUF835 domain-containing protein, which encodes MLKNIIARYGLSPVIEIEGKEEKFAPGVYLCKTGDCNSLLLDLLKGRAGLIVSRTPRHVLKEKLKLEQTPILWLTKIDGEGNIHPLRLEFLLQTLVDFMKSGDTPKIILLDGIEYLMVENGFEPVFKFLVALNDYALLNNTIILVPLDESAVEKRHANLLRREFREIRAD
- a CDS encoding glycine C-acetyltransferase, producing MAKLDWITEELNELKEKGLYVRIRVLQSAQGPWVIVDGKKVLNMCSNNYLGLAAHPKIKEAAIRAILDYGVGAGAVRTIAGTMELHVELEEKLAKFKKREAAILFQSGYNANLGAISALIKKDEDGVFVSEELNHASIIDGMRLSGAPKVIYKHLDMEDLKKKLEEVKDKKKKLIVTDGVFSMDGDLAPLPEIVELAEQYDAMVYVDDAHGEGVLGEHGRGIVDHYKLHDRVDFEMGTLSKAFGVIGGYVAGPEEAIEYLKQRGRPFLFSSALNPPDVAAAIAAVEILQKSDELVKKLWDNTHFLQKGLRDIGYDLGNTKHPITPVMLYDEKLAQEFSRRLYDEYNIFAQAIVYPTVPLGTARIRLEPSAAHSKEDLQYVIDAFEDLGKKTGFLK